The genomic interval AGTCCAAGCTGGAAGGCGCTATCGGGCTGTGAGCCGAGATCGATTTGCGCGATGAACGCCAGACTCTTGCCGCCTCGCCGCGGCCATGCGACGGAGGCGGACATCGCTGGGAGGCCACCGAGCCTCGAGGTGAATGGCGATGCCTCGTTGCCGACCTGCCCTGGTGTCAGGACGACAGCGGAGCGAGCCAGTCTTCGAAGCGAGTCGATGTCCGAATACCCGACCCTGCGTGCGGTTGCGATGACACCATCGAGGTTCGTGAGTGCCATTTCACTAGCTCCGCCGCGAATCGCCAACCGGCGCGAGGCCGACGGTGAGGGCAAGGGTCGCAACGAATCGTGACATCATTGATTCTCCTCGAGTCGATGTGGCGTTACAGAATGAGAAACTAGCATAGTGTAGTGGAGAATCGCCCGGTTGATGCTCAAGATGCATCGGTCGGGGTGGCGGAATTGGGCTGAAGTATCTATGACGAGAGGCGTTACCGTGGCGCTGACGTTCGTGGCGGTGAGCTGTGGGCTCGAGCCGCGCCGCGGCTACGAATGTCTCGCGCCGGCAAACGCGGGCGGCGGCTGGGATCTGACCTGCCGCACCGCAACCCAATCGCTCAACGAGCTAGGCATCGTCACCGAGCCGTTTCGCGTGCGGAACATGCCGGGGGCGGGCGGAGGGGTTGCTTTCGCGCACGTCGTTGCCGAGCGTGACGCGGACGAGAACGTGGTCATCGCCGCTAGCCCGGCGACGACCCTTCGCCTCGCGGAGCGACAGTTCGGTGATTTCGGTGCGGAGGACGTCCGTTGGCTTGCGGCTGTGGCCGCCGACTACGGGGTGATCGCCGTTCGCCAGGATGCGCCCTGGGGTGACTTGAGGGCGTTGCTCGAGGAGTGGAAACGAACGCCATCCGCGATCGTGGCGGCGGGGGGAAGCGCGGTGGGCGGTCAGGATCACATGAGGCTGCTCCTTCTGGCGGAGCAAGGGGGAATCGACCTGCGGAGTGTCCGCTACGTTCCCTTCGACGGGGGCGGTGAGGCGCTGACGTCGCTACTCGGCGGATTCGTCCATGTCATCCCCGCCGATGCTTCGGAGATGCTTCCTCAGTACCGTGCCGGTGGGGTTCGGATTCTCGCGGTCCTGGCACGCGAGCGTCTCGGGGCGCCTTTCGAAGACGTTCCCACCGCGCGCGAGCAGGGGTTCGATGTGGAGTGGCTCACGTGGCGGGGTTTCTACGTGCCTAAAGGAATTGGCGATGAAGCCTTTTCGCGCTGGGTTCGTCTCTTCGAGGCGCTCACCCGATCGGCGGAATGGGAGGTGGCGGCGAGACGTCGCGGACTGTTTCCGATGGCGCTGACCGGAGCCCCATTCGAACGGCTGGTGTTGGACCAGATTCGCGACTTTCGTCGCCTGACCGCGAGACTCGGTCTAATTTCATGACCGACCGAGGGGCGGGGAGTGTACTGGCCTTGGGGGCCGCCGCGTACCTCGCGGAGGCGTTTTCGTTTCGAGCCGGTTTCATGGCGGATCCCATCGGTCCCGGCGCCTTTCCCGTCGGTATCGGGGCACTCCTGCTCGCGCTCGCCTCGGTCCTGGTGTTGCGCGGGAGCAAGGCCTCGAAACTGGATCGGCCGTTTCTCGGTCGAGCCGCGGTGTTGCTGACGGGCCTCGGCGGATTCACGCTGGCTCTCGACATCGTCGGGTTCGTCATCGCCTCGACTCTGGTCATGACCCTCGCGGTCATCGTCTTCGAGGGCCCGCTCCTCCGCGGGTTGATCGCCAGCTTTTTCGTAAGTCTCGGGCTGTTCGCGCTGTTCGTCTACGGGTTCGCCGTCCCGCTTCCGTTGGGGTCCTTCTTCCAGCCTTCGTGATGGCAACCGGATGGTGGCTCGCTTTCACTCCGCTGAACGTCTTTCTGGCGGCGGCCGGCGCTCTCACCGGAACCGTGGTTGGGATGCTCCCGGGACTCGGCCCCATCAACGCGATCGCGATTCTCATTCCTGTCTGTTTTTCCGTGAGCCTTCCGCCCGAGTCCGTGCTGATTCTTCTCACCGCCGTCTATTACGGATCGCAATATGGGAACTCGATCAGCACCATCCTCCTCAACGTGCCCGGGACCCCGTCGGCGACGGTGACGGCGCTCGATGGCTACGCCCTCACCCGGAAGGGCCGTGCCGCCAGTGCCCTCGCCATCTCCGCCGTTTCCTCTTTCGTCGGCGGGATGCTTTCCCTCGCCGGGCTGGTGCTCCTCGCGCCGTTGCTCGCCCGGATGGCGATCCAGTTCGGACCCGCGGAGTACTTCGCGCTCATGGTCTTCGCCTTGTCGACGCTCTCTGGTCTGTCGGGAGGAAGCTTCCTCAAGGCCGCGGTCGCCACCCTCCTCGGTCTGGCCTTCTCGACCGTCGGCTTCGACCCGAACAGCGCGGTGGCTCGGTACACTCTCGGCGAGATTCGATTGCTCGATGGAGTCGATTTCGTCGTGCTCACCATCGGGCTCTTCGCGCTCAGCGAAGTCATATTCGCGCTCGAGAGCGGCGGTATCAAATCTCTTGACTGGAAGACGAGGGCGGGCTTCACCCTGGAGATTCGCGAGTGGTTGAGCAACCTGGGCACGATGGTTCGCGGCAGCCTGGTTGGATTCGCGATCGGCGTCCTACCCGGCGCCGGCGGGACGGTAGCCAGTTTCATCGCCTATGCGACGGAGAAACGACTTCATCCCGATGGTGAGATCGGGCGAGGAGATCTGCGAGGCGTGGCCGCCCCCGAGGCCGCCAACAACGCCGCTGCCACCGGCGCGATGATTCCCCTCCTCACTCTCGGCGTTCCGGGAAGCGGCACGACCGCAGTGTTGCTCGGAGCGCTGCTGGGTTTGGACGTGGCCCCGGGCCCGCTGTTCTTGACCGAGCATGCCGAGGTGTTCTGGGCGCTTTCGGCCTCGATGGTGGTCGGAAACGTCGTGCTTCTCTTTCTCAACCTTCCGCTCGTTGGCGCGTTTGCCAGCATATTGTTGGTACCGCCCTGGTTCCTCTATCCTCTCGTGCTGGTGCTGAGCTTGATGGCGGCTTATTCGGTGAACGGAAGCACGTTCGACGTGGTTCTCGCTGTCGGATTCGGCGTGCTCGGCTATGTTCTTCGCAAGCTCGATTTTCCGCTAGCCCCCGTCGTTCTGGGCTTCGTCCTCGGCGGCTTGATGGAAACGAGCTTGCGACGGGCCATGGCCCTGAGCGGCGGCGGATGGGAGATACTGTTCTCGAGCTGGACCGCAATAACCATTTGGGGCTTGGCGGTCTTCGCCACCCTTGCCGCGTGTTTGCGAAGGAGCCGGTAGATGCAATCGATCGTTGATTGGCTTCGTGAGCTCGGCGCACCCGGCTCGGACC from Vicinamibacteria bacterium carries:
- a CDS encoding tripartite tricarboxylate transporter substrate-binding protein, with the protein product MTRGVTVALTFVAVSCGLEPRRGYECLAPANAGGGWDLTCRTATQSLNELGIVTEPFRVRNMPGAGGGVAFAHVVAERDADENVVIAASPATTLRLAERQFGDFGAEDVRWLAAVAADYGVIAVRQDAPWGDLRALLEEWKRTPSAIVAAGGSAVGGQDHMRLLLLAEQGGIDLRSVRYVPFDGGGEALTSLLGGFVHVIPADASEMLPQYRAGGVRILAVLARERLGAPFEDVPTAREQGFDVEWLTWRGFYVPKGIGDEAFSRWVRLFEALTRSAEWEVAARRRGLFPMALTGAPFERLVLDQIRDFRRLTARLGLIS
- a CDS encoding tripartite tricarboxylate transporter TctB family protein, with the protein product MTDRGAGSVLALGAAAYLAEAFSFRAGFMADPIGPGAFPVGIGALLLALASVLVLRGSKASKLDRPFLGRAAVLLTGLGGFTLALDIVGFVIASTLVMTLAVIVFEGPLLRGLIASFFVSLGLFALFVYGFAVPLPLGSFFQPS
- a CDS encoding tripartite tricarboxylate transporter permease, whose amino-acid sequence is MATGWWLAFTPLNVFLAAAGALTGTVVGMLPGLGPINAIAILIPVCFSVSLPPESVLILLTAVYYGSQYGNSISTILLNVPGTPSATVTALDGYALTRKGRAASALAISAVSSFVGGMLSLAGLVLLAPLLARMAIQFGPAEYFALMVFALSTLSGLSGGSFLKAAVATLLGLAFSTVGFDPNSAVARYTLGEIRLLDGVDFVVLTIGLFALSEVIFALESGGIKSLDWKTRAGFTLEIREWLSNLGTMVRGSLVGFAIGVLPGAGGTVASFIAYATEKRLHPDGEIGRGDLRGVAAPEAANNAAATGAMIPLLTLGVPGSGTTAVLLGALLGLDVAPGPLFLTEHAEVFWALSASMVVGNVVLLFLNLPLVGAFASILLVPPWFLYPLVLVLSLMAAYSVNGSTFDVVLAVGFGVLGYVLRKLDFPLAPVVLGFVLGGLMETSLRRAMALSGGGWEILFSSWTAITIWGLAVFATLAACLRRSR